The proteins below are encoded in one region of Enhydrobacter sp.:
- a CDS encoding methylated-DNA--[protein]-cysteine S-methyltransferase → MTICFIDSPVGRLALEAEGEALSAVRWTNGAERAVGKPSPILNEAARQLERYFAGKLKRFDVPLVLHGTDFQRRVWAMMCDIPYGETATYGGMAMALGSGPRAVGMACGRNALPIVVPCHRVLGSGGSAGGYSGGRGLPTKRRLLALEGVMLP, encoded by the coding sequence ATGACGATTTGCTTCATCGACAGTCCGGTCGGCCGTCTTGCACTCGAGGCAGAGGGCGAGGCCCTCTCCGCCGTGCGCTGGACGAACGGCGCCGAAAGGGCGGTCGGGAAGCCTTCGCCGATCCTCAACGAGGCCGCGCGCCAGCTTGAACGCTACTTCGCCGGCAAACTCAAGCGCTTCGATGTCCCGCTTGTCCTGCATGGCACGGATTTCCAGAGGCGGGTCTGGGCGATGATGTGCGACATCCCCTATGGCGAGACTGCGACCTATGGCGGCATGGCGATGGCGCTGGGCTCCGGGCCGCGGGCGGTCGGCATGGCCTGCGGACGCAATGCCCTGCCGATCGTCGTGCCGTGCCATCGCGTCCTGGGCAGCGGCGGCAGCGCCGGCGGCTATTCCGGCGGACGCGGCCTGCCGACCAAGCGGCGACTTCTCGCCCTCGAAGGC